Proteins co-encoded in one Desulfitobacterium hafniense DCB-2 genomic window:
- a CDS encoding hydrogenase small subunit produces the protein MGEDTYYSWARRRGISRRDFLKFCTLTAAMLGLDSSAVPKIVKALETKPRVPVIYLNLQECTCCSESFLRSAHPLISDLILNMISLDYMEVIQAAAGIQAESARLKAMQDYYGHYVLVVEGSATLGDGGVYCTIGGMTANDLLKECADGAAAVIAYGSCATNACIQGAYPNPTEAVPIRRIVKNKPVIDVPGCPPIAEVITGTIVHYLTFGEIPELTSQGRPKAFYSKRVHDGCTRRAFFDAGQFVEQFDDEGAKKGWCLYKMGCKGPVAYNACAVMEWNGGISFPVKSGHPCMACSENNWYDTSTPFYTHLADIPNNAIGKNPDELGLAALGVAGVGVVAHAAATIATKTSEKRQKQE, from the coding sequence TTGGGCGAGGATACCTATTATAGCTGGGCCCGCCGCAGAGGCATATCACGGCGTGACTTCCTAAAATTCTGTACACTCACCGCGGCTATGCTGGGTCTTGATTCTTCAGCTGTCCCCAAAATAGTCAAAGCGCTGGAAACAAAACCCCGGGTTCCAGTGATTTATTTAAATCTGCAGGAATGCACATGTTGCAGCGAATCGTTTCTGCGCAGTGCTCATCCCCTGATTTCTGATCTCATCTTGAATATGATATCCCTGGATTATATGGAAGTTATCCAGGCTGCTGCAGGAATACAGGCTGAGTCCGCCCGGCTCAAAGCCATGCAGGATTATTATGGACACTATGTCTTAGTGGTCGAAGGCAGCGCCACTTTAGGGGACGGCGGGGTCTACTGTACCATTGGCGGAATGACCGCCAATGATCTTCTCAAGGAATGTGCCGATGGAGCGGCCGCAGTCATTGCTTATGGCTCCTGTGCCACCAATGCCTGTATTCAAGGGGCTTACCCCAATCCTACGGAAGCCGTTCCCATCCGCCGTATTGTCAAAAACAAACCGGTCATCGATGTACCGGGATGCCCGCCCATCGCTGAAGTGATCACCGGAACCATCGTGCATTATCTGACCTTTGGCGAGATTCCTGAACTAACCAGTCAGGGCCGCCCCAAAGCTTTCTATTCCAAGCGGGTTCACGACGGGTGTACCCGGCGGGCTTTCTTTGATGCCGGTCAATTTGTGGAGCAGTTTGATGATGAAGGAGCTAAAAAAGGGTGGTGCCTCTACAAGATGGGGTGTAAAGGGCCCGTGGCTTACAATGCTTGTGCGGTCATGGAATGGAATGGGGGTATCAGCTTCCCTGTGAAATCAGGTCATCCTTGTATGGCCTGCTCCGAAAATAACTGGTACGATACCAGCACACCCTTTTATACTCATCTGGCGGACATCCCCAATAATGCCATCGGCAAAAATCCCGACGAACTGGGCCTGGCCGCTCTGGGAGTGGCCGGAGTCGGCGTGGTAGCCCATGCCGCGGCGACCATTGCCACCAAAACCAGTGAGAAAAGACAAAAACAGGAATAG
- a CDS encoding nickel-dependent hydrogenase large subunit, whose translation MATRIVVDPLTRVEGHLRIEAVVEGTQITEALSSGTIFRGIEKIVENRDPRDVWSFVQRICGVCTHIHALTSIRAVEDALDYRIPKNANIIRNIMTLTQMVHDHVVHFYHLHGFDWVDVLSALKADPKATSELAMSLSDWPNSSAGYFRDVQNKVKGLVESGQLGIFANAYWGHPAYRLPPEANLLAVAHYIEALNWQKEIVKIHTIFGGKNPHPNYCVGGHPSTINMNDVHVINMERLNLVKSKIDEAQTFVDKVLLPDLFAIAGFYKGDLWGGGIGNFLCYGGVPMTDIREPDSFLFPNGAVLNRDLSKVYDVDLKDPEHIKEFVSHSWYQYDDPQAGLHPWQGKTAPAYDGPRPPYHNLDENKKYSWIKTPHWQGHPMEVGPLARFVVGYARGNKPIKGLVDDALQRLDLPITALFSTLGRTLARALEAKLSVDHLAGFYADLLANIKAGDSQTFNPEKWEPSRWPAAAQGVGFAEAPRGALAHWVKIRDGKVESYQAVVPTTWNAAPRDEKGVKGPYEASLLDTPVAVPDQPLELLRTIHSFDPCLACATHLISPAGEELAKVKVL comes from the coding sequence ATGGCTACAAGAATTGTCGTTGATCCCCTGACCCGGGTAGAAGGGCATTTAAGAATCGAAGCGGTGGTTGAAGGAACTCAAATCACTGAAGCCTTAAGCTCGGGAACTATCTTTCGAGGCATTGAAAAAATCGTCGAGAACCGGGACCCCAGAGACGTCTGGTCCTTTGTCCAAAGAATCTGCGGCGTCTGCACCCACATTCATGCCCTCACCTCCATCCGTGCCGTTGAGGATGCTCTTGACTATCGGATTCCTAAGAATGCCAACATCATCCGCAATATCATGACCCTTACCCAAATGGTTCATGATCATGTGGTTCATTTCTATCATTTGCATGGTTTCGACTGGGTGGATGTTCTCAGTGCTCTTAAAGCCGATCCCAAAGCCACCAGCGAACTGGCCATGTCCCTGTCGGATTGGCCCAACTCCTCAGCAGGTTACTTCCGCGATGTCCAGAACAAAGTCAAGGGACTGGTGGAAAGCGGGCAGTTAGGAATTTTCGCCAATGCCTATTGGGGGCATCCTGCTTACCGTCTCCCTCCAGAAGCCAATTTGCTGGCAGTGGCTCACTATATTGAAGCTCTTAATTGGCAGAAAGAAATCGTCAAAATCCACACCATCTTTGGCGGCAAAAACCCTCACCCTAATTATTGTGTGGGAGGTCATCCCTCCACTATCAATATGAATGATGTTCATGTGATCAATATGGAACGATTAAATCTCGTCAAGTCCAAAATCGATGAGGCCCAAACCTTCGTGGATAAAGTCCTCCTTCCCGATCTCTTTGCTATTGCCGGCTTCTACAAAGGGGATTTATGGGGAGGCGGCATCGGCAATTTCCTTTGCTACGGCGGTGTCCCGATGACCGATATCCGGGAGCCTGATTCCTTCCTCTTCCCCAATGGTGCCGTCTTAAACCGGGATCTGAGCAAAGTCTATGATGTAGACTTAAAAGACCCCGAACACATCAAAGAATTCGTCAGTCATTCCTGGTACCAATACGACGATCCTCAGGCCGGGCTGCATCCTTGGCAGGGCAAGACTGCTCCGGCTTATGACGGGCCAAGACCGCCCTACCATAATCTCGATGAGAATAAAAAATACAGCTGGATCAAAACTCCCCATTGGCAGGGGCATCCCATGGAAGTGGGTCCCCTGGCCCGTTTTGTGGTGGGCTATGCCCGGGGCAATAAGCCCATCAAGGGGTTGGTGGACGATGCTTTACAGCGCTTAGACCTTCCCATTACCGCTTTATTCTCTACTTTGGGCAGGACCTTGGCCAGGGCGCTGGAGGCTAAACTTTCTGTAGATCATTTAGCCGGATTTTACGCGGATTTGCTGGCTAATATTAAAGCAGGGGACAGTCAAACCTTCAATCCGGAGAAATGGGAACCCAGCCGCTGGCCGGCTGCAGCACAAGGGGTTGGCTTTGCCGAAGCGCCCCGGGGTGCTCTGGCCCACTGGGTCAAAATCCGTGACGGCAAAGTGGAAAGCTATCAAGCTGTGGTCCCAACTACCTGGAACGCCGCTCCCCGGGATGAGAAAGGGGTCAAAGGCCCTTACGAAGCCTCTCTCCTGGATACCCCTGTGGCCGTTCCGGATCAACCTCTGGAACTGCTGCGGACCATCCACTCCTTCGATCCTTGTTTAGCCTGCGCGACTCATCTCATCTCTCCGGCAGGAGAAGAATTAGCCAAAGTAAAAGTTCTCTAG
- the cybH gene encoding Ni/Fe-hydrogenase, b-type cytochrome subunit, whose protein sequence is MAEAKNYQPDGSPSKLRSPIYVWQWPVRFFHWINAAAIVVLFITGLYIGNPILSSPGEAVGNFFMGNMRYWHGITAYIFTANLLFRLYWFVVGNEFAKLRFWRKEFWQDAVATLKYYLFLTREHTTHVGHNSMAQLMYLVFIWVASLVMILTGFAMRATATPSGALGLFSWLIPAIGSESQVRMIHHLFAWGYAAFLLGHLYMVFRQDILDDDGTVSSMISGYKYELPETVKPEDHPPSP, encoded by the coding sequence ATGGCTGAAGCCAAAAACTATCAACCTGATGGGAGTCCCTCAAAACTCCGCTCTCCTATCTACGTGTGGCAATGGCCGGTCAGATTCTTCCACTGGATCAATGCCGCCGCCATCGTGGTTCTGTTTATAACCGGGCTGTATATTGGCAATCCCATCCTGAGCTCTCCCGGGGAAGCGGTGGGAAATTTCTTCATGGGCAATATGCGCTATTGGCATGGGATAACTGCTTATATCTTTACAGCCAATCTTCTCTTCCGCCTGTATTGGTTTGTGGTCGGCAATGAGTTCGCCAAGCTGCGGTTTTGGCGCAAAGAGTTCTGGCAGGATGCCGTAGCCACTCTAAAATACTATCTCTTTTTAACCCGTGAACATACAACCCATGTCGGGCATAATTCCATGGCTCAATTGATGTATCTTGTCTTCATCTGGGTGGCCAGTCTGGTCATGATCCTGACCGGTTTTGCCATGAGAGCCACCGCCACGCCCAGTGGAGCTCTCGGTCTTTTTTCCTGGCTGATCCCGGCGATAGGCAGTGAAAGTCAAGTCAGAATGATCCATCACCTGTTTGCCTGGGGCTATGCCGCCTTTCTCCTCGGCCATCTCTATATGGTCTTTCGTCAGGATATTTTGGATGATGATGGTACTGTCTCCTCCATGATCAGCGGCTATAAATATGAACTCCCCGAAACCGTCAAGCCGGAGGATCATCCCCCTTCTCCCTGA
- a CDS encoding TerC family protein → MEFFSPEFFSAVLSIVLMDLVLGGDNAIVIGMAARNLPRDSQKKVILIGTGGAILIRSLATIVAVWLLKIPGLMFVGGVLLVWMAYNLLTDDKEGEHVASAVNFWGAIRTIIIADFIMGLDNILAVAGASHGSPFLVIFGLCISIPIVVWGSTLVIKAINRFPIIIPLGAAVITHTAVTMLVGEPYVKHFIGESALLEWGLSAVFITIVLLLGHQKNKKKALQTTQHHAA, encoded by the coding sequence ATGGAGTTCTTTAGCCCGGAGTTTTTCTCAGCCGTACTATCCATCGTACTTATGGACCTGGTTCTTGGCGGTGATAATGCCATTGTCATCGGCATGGCAGCGCGAAACCTACCCCGTGACTCCCAGAAAAAAGTGATTCTGATCGGTACTGGTGGGGCAATCCTGATCCGCTCTTTAGCGACCATCGTGGCTGTCTGGTTATTAAAGATTCCCGGTTTAATGTTTGTAGGCGGTGTTCTCCTGGTTTGGATGGCTTACAACCTCCTTACCGATGATAAAGAAGGGGAGCATGTAGCAAGTGCTGTGAATTTCTGGGGAGCCATCCGCACAATTATTATTGCCGACTTTATTATGGGGCTGGATAATATTTTAGCCGTAGCAGGCGCTTCTCACGGAAGTCCCTTTCTGGTTATTTTCGGACTGTGCATCAGTATCCCTATCGTGGTCTGGGGAAGCACCCTTGTTATCAAGGCCATCAACCGCTTTCCGATCATTATTCCCCTCGGCGCTGCAGTCATAACCCACACAGCCGTAACTATGTTGGTGGGTGAACCTTATGTAAAGCATTTCATTGGTGAAAGCGCCCTCCTTGAATGGGGCCTCAGTGCCGTCTTTATAACCATCGTCCTGCTTCTTGGTCACCAAAAAAATAAGAAAAAGGCTCTGCAGACTACTCAACACCATGCAGCCTAG
- a CDS encoding permease prefix domain 1-containing protein — translation MPSPELDNFLRTVLSYVKFSFDKKAIRSELESHLWDRIEDYLEQGYEEEAAVHLAVEGMGEPKEIGIELNKQHNPLIGWLWWLTNKAVVLLVAINLLIYGIPITDSLLADDPAKDIPPTDIVYDLKVDEKVYLDDTVIEFTRVILKKNGELSIIYKYYDTRFWGRGWSLGGIGRISDNLENEYWSGSGSSNGGIVTKGIRTFKDFDKTAEILIISYDHFNRSYRVEIPLKAGDVHE, via the coding sequence ATGCCTTCTCCTGAGCTTGATAATTTTTTGAGAACTGTTCTATCCTATGTTAAATTTTCCTTTGACAAAAAGGCCATCCGTTCTGAACTGGAAAGCCACCTTTGGGATAGAATCGAGGACTATCTTGAACAAGGCTATGAGGAAGAAGCCGCCGTACATTTAGCGGTGGAGGGTATGGGGGAGCCAAAGGAAATTGGCATAGAGCTCAATAAACAGCATAATCCGCTCATTGGCTGGTTATGGTGGTTAACCAATAAAGCGGTTGTGTTATTAGTTGCCATTAATCTCTTGATTTATGGAATACCTATCACGGACTCTTTGCTGGCTGATGATCCAGCCAAGGATATTCCCCCTACCGACATAGTCTATGATTTAAAGGTTGATGAAAAAGTATATTTGGATGATACAGTGATTGAATTTACCCGTGTTATTCTGAAAAAGAATGGGGAATTAAGCATTATCTATAAATATTACGATACCCGGTTCTGGGGGAGAGGATGGAGCTTAGGCGGAATCGGCAGGATCTCGGACAATCTGGAAAATGAATATTGGAGTGGCTCCGGCAGCAGCAACGGAGGAATTGTCACGAAAGGAATAAGAACCTTTAAGGATTTTGATAAAACAGCGGAGATCTTAATCATCAGCTATGATCACTTCAATAGAAGTTATCGGGTTGAAATCCCGCTGAAGGCCGGTGATGTCCATGAGTAG
- a CDS encoding PadR family transcriptional regulator produces MKIDKGLIGGSTNLLVLTLLQEQDRYGYEIIKELESRSDSTFLFKEGTLYPVLHKLENNGLVTSYMVKGETGKERKYYKITGKGQKQLAEEKQTWETFSVSVNKVIGGNVHAFS; encoded by the coding sequence ATGAAAATTGATAAAGGCTTGATTGGTGGCAGCACGAATCTTTTAGTGCTGACTTTGCTTCAAGAGCAGGATCGGTATGGTTATGAAATAATCAAGGAGCTGGAATCCCGTTCGGACAGTACCTTTCTGTTCAAAGAGGGGACACTCTATCCCGTTCTTCATAAGCTTGAAAATAACGGATTAGTCACCTCGTATATGGTGAAAGGTGAAACAGGTAAAGAGCGGAAATACTATAAAATAACCGGTAAGGGTCAAAAGCAGCTGGCGGAGGAGAAGCAGACCTGGGAAACGTTCTCGGTTTCAGTAAACAAAGTCATAGGTGGTAATGTCCATGCCTTCTCCTGA
- a CDS encoding metallophosphoesterase: MNISGFILGVILILSVYGGVNYYIGRGLFQWLSLLFPYINARVYAGIYLFFALSLILGFLPLSASLKKIMSWIGAHWMGVFIYLFLFFMVADLVIVLGSILKVIPRPIPQNIRFYAGLLVILLTAGLVSYGLYNANQIKYVSYAVQTKDTTLAADMNIVLISDLHLGAVNSERNLEHIVQGINQLEPDLVCLAGDIFNDDYHALRNPSAAIELFKSIKATYGVYACLGNHDGGKTFNEMMGFLEQSNIKLLNDEYAIIDERLVLIGRLDSSPIGGFGELKRKDMTETIASLPTNIPVVVMDHTPSNLDQYGPEIDLVLAGHTHRGQIFPGSLFTNALFVVDYGHYQKDADSPHVIVTSGAGTWGMPMRIGTHSEIVSILLR; encoded by the coding sequence ATGAACATATCGGGCTTTATTTTGGGTGTGATATTGATACTCTCTGTTTACGGAGGTGTGAACTATTATATCGGGAGAGGGCTATTCCAATGGCTTAGCTTGCTTTTTCCGTATATCAACGCCAGGGTTTACGCAGGTATCTATCTGTTTTTTGCTTTATCTCTGATCCTTGGTTTTTTGCCTCTTTCTGCTTCCCTAAAAAAGATCATGAGTTGGATAGGCGCACATTGGATGGGTGTCTTTATCTATCTGTTCTTATTTTTTATGGTGGCAGATTTGGTGATAGTATTAGGAAGTATCCTCAAGGTAATTCCCAGGCCTATCCCTCAGAATATCCGTTTCTATGCGGGCCTGCTTGTGATTTTATTAACGGCCGGCCTGGTCAGTTATGGGCTTTATAACGCCAATCAAATCAAATATGTTTCCTATGCCGTTCAAACAAAAGACACGACCTTAGCGGCCGATATGAACATTGTCCTGATCAGCGATCTGCATTTGGGTGCTGTCAATTCCGAAAGAAATCTGGAACATATCGTTCAGGGTATCAATCAGTTGGAACCGGATCTTGTCTGTCTGGCCGGGGATATTTTTAACGATGATTATCATGCGCTGCGCAATCCTTCCGCAGCCATTGAGCTGTTTAAAAGTATTAAGGCAACGTACGGCGTCTATGCCTGCCTGGGCAATCATGACGGGGGCAAAACCTTTAACGAAATGATGGGTTTCCTTGAGCAAAGCAATATCAAGCTTCTGAATGATGAATACGCCATAATTGATGAGCGGCTGGTTTTGATCGGCCGGTTGGACTCTTCACCCATCGGGGGCTTTGGGGAGCTGAAAAGAAAAGATATGACGGAGACCATCGCTTCCCTGCCGACCAATATACCCGTTGTCGTCATGGATCATACTCCCTCAAACCTTGACCAATATGGCCCGGAGATTGATCTGGTCCTTGCCGGGCATACACACAGAGGTCAGATATTTCCAGGCAGTTTGTTCACAAACGCCCTATTCGTTGTCGACTACGGGCACTACCAAAAGGATGCCGACAGCCCCCATGTTATCGTGACGTCGGGTGCGGGGACCTGGGGGATGCCCATGCGGATCGGTACCCACAGTGAAATCGTCAGTATCTTATTGCGTTAG
- a CDS encoding ACT domain-containing protein: MAGQNRNKDFLIVSKDILPEAILKTAQAKELLVKGDANTINEAVDRVQLSRSAFYKYKDGVFPFYEASREKIITFSLTLENTAGVLSNVLNTIARFKANVLTINQGIPLQGIANVTISVENMGMVDIPENLLSALGEIDGVRKIEVIGQN, encoded by the coding sequence GTGGCGGGTCAGAACCGGAATAAAGATTTTTTAATCGTCAGCAAAGATATACTCCCCGAGGCCATCCTCAAAACAGCCCAGGCTAAAGAACTGTTGGTTAAAGGGGATGCAAATACGATTAATGAGGCTGTGGACCGGGTCCAGCTGAGCCGCAGCGCCTTCTATAAATATAAGGATGGGGTTTTTCCCTTCTATGAGGCCAGCAGGGAAAAGATCATTACCTTTTCCCTGACTTTGGAGAATACGGCAGGGGTTTTATCCAATGTGTTGAATACCATTGCCCGTTTTAAGGCTAATGTGCTGACCATTAATCAGGGAATCCCTCTCCAGGGGATCGCTAATGTCACCATATCCGTGGAGAATATGGGGATGGTGGATATCCCGGAAAATCTATTATCGGCATTAGGTGAGATAGACGGGGTTCGGAAAATAGAGGTTATCGGACAAAATTAG
- the spoIVA gene encoding stage IV sporulation protein A → MEKVDIFKDIAERTGGDIYLGIVGPVRTGKSTFIKRFMDLQVLPNIMDVFERERANDELPQSGSGRQITTTEPKFIPSDAVEILIKDSIQMKVRLVDCVGYAVEGAIGYESEDGEEPRLVRTSWSDEPIPFQEAAEIGTRKVITDHSTIGIVITTDGSITDIPREAYVDAEERVIEELKQLGKPYVVVMNTTRPYSEMTMELSSSLEEKYNVPVIPVNCLDMTPEDITQILEEVLYEFPVAEVNIEIPKWVEELESSHPVRASFEEAVRQSVEGIRRIRDIDMALDKLGECPNAQDVLLKQMNLGTGIAEIEMTAIDGLFKTVLEEMTGVNVEGEHTLMRLVLDYSKAKKEWDKLAPAIEEVRSNGYGVVTPHLDEMYLEEPELVKSGGHYGIKLKASAPSLHILRADVTTEITPLIGTEKQAEDLVRYILDEFESDPKKVWESNIFGKSLHDLVREGVQTKLYRMPENAQHKLQDTLQRIVNDGNGGLICIII, encoded by the coding sequence GTGGAAAAAGTGGACATTTTTAAAGATATTGCTGAGCGTACAGGGGGCGATATCTACCTCGGAATCGTTGGGCCAGTCCGCACTGGGAAGTCCACCTTTATCAAACGCTTCATGGACCTCCAAGTCCTGCCCAATATCATGGATGTATTTGAGCGGGAGCGGGCGAATGATGAACTTCCCCAAAGTGGTTCAGGAAGGCAGATCACCACGACGGAGCCTAAATTTATTCCATCGGATGCGGTAGAAATTCTGATTAAAGACAGCATCCAAATGAAAGTTCGTTTAGTGGATTGTGTCGGCTATGCTGTGGAAGGGGCTATTGGCTACGAGTCGGAAGATGGTGAAGAGCCTCGTCTGGTTCGGACCTCCTGGAGCGATGAGCCCATTCCGTTCCAAGAAGCGGCTGAGATTGGCACACGCAAAGTGATCACAGATCATTCCACCATCGGTATTGTCATTACCACAGATGGCTCCATTACCGACATTCCCAGGGAAGCCTATGTGGATGCTGAAGAGCGAGTCATTGAAGAGCTGAAACAGTTAGGAAAGCCTTATGTGGTCGTTATGAACACCACTCGTCCTTATTCGGAAATGACCATGGAGCTGAGCAGCTCACTCGAAGAGAAATATAATGTGCCTGTTATTCCGGTCAATTGCCTGGATATGACTCCGGAAGATATTACGCAAATTCTCGAAGAAGTTCTTTATGAGTTCCCGGTAGCAGAAGTTAATATTGAGATTCCTAAGTGGGTTGAAGAGCTGGAATCCAGCCATCCTGTCCGGGCCAGCTTCGAAGAGGCTGTTCGCCAATCCGTTGAGGGCATCCGCCGTATCCGCGATATCGATATGGCCCTGGATAAACTGGGGGAATGCCCCAATGCTCAGGATGTTCTGCTTAAGCAGATGAACCTGGGAACGGGGATCGCCGAAATTGAAATGACGGCTATTGATGGACTCTTTAAGACAGTCCTCGAGGAAATGACCGGAGTCAATGTAGAAGGGGAACACACCCTGATGAGGCTGGTCCTGGATTACAGCAAGGCCAAAAAGGAATGGGATAAACTGGCCCCGGCCATCGAAGAAGTGCGCAGCAATGGCTATGGCGTAGTAACCCCCCATCTTGACGAAATGTATCTGGAAGAGCCGGAACTGGTGAAATCCGGCGGGCATTATGGCATCAAGCTGAAAGCCAGTGCTCCCTCCCTCCATATTCTCCGGGCGGATGTTACCACAGAGATTACTCCTCTGATCGGAACAGAGAAGCAAGCTGAGGATTTAGTTCGCTATATCCTTGATGAATTCGAATCCGATCCCAAGAAGGTGTGGGAATCCAATATCTTTGGCAAGTCCCTGCATGACTTGGTCCGGGAAGGGGTACAGACGAAGCTTTACCGGATGCCGGAAAATGCCCAGCACAAGCTTCAGGATACCTTACAAAGGATTGTCAATGACGGCAACGGCGGTCTAATCTGCATCATCATCTAG
- a CDS encoding NAD(P)H-dependent glycerol-3-phosphate dehydrogenase, which produces MAKIAVYGAGSWGTALAVSMGKAGHEVALVGRNLSEMDLMEQRRENRPYLPGVVLPPTVRPTGDAGALEEAEMLVLSVPSHSVRETAQKIRAYLQPGTIVVNTAKGLEEGSHKRLSQVLTEELPHHPIVVLSGPSHAEEVGKDMPTTVVVASQNSQAAEAVQDMLMTPKFRVYTNPDTIGVELGGAFKNIIALCAGFADGLGFGDNTKAALMTRGIAEITRLGAAMGGNPLTFAGLAGVGDLIVTCTSRHSRNHRAGVALGEGKPLEQVLKEVGMVVEGVRTTRVAYELSRQYEISMPITEQAYQVLFQGADPRAAVSALMMRGKKHEIEEVALIAMEQGSYQENGPDDHGE; this is translated from the coding sequence TTGGCTAAAATAGCTGTCTATGGCGCAGGCAGTTGGGGAACAGCCCTGGCCGTTTCCATGGGTAAAGCAGGTCATGAGGTTGCCTTAGTAGGGCGAAACCTCAGCGAGATGGATCTCATGGAGCAGAGACGCGAAAACCGTCCTTATCTGCCGGGGGTGGTGCTGCCCCCAACAGTGCGCCCCACAGGGGACGCAGGGGCGCTTGAGGAAGCGGAAATGCTGGTGCTCAGTGTGCCCTCCCATAGCGTACGGGAGACGGCCCAAAAGATCAGGGCCTATCTCCAACCGGGAACCATCGTTGTGAACACGGCCAAAGGGCTGGAGGAGGGAAGTCACAAGCGGCTTTCTCAGGTCTTGACTGAAGAACTTCCCCATCATCCCATCGTGGTTTTGTCCGGTCCCAGCCACGCTGAGGAAGTAGGCAAGGATATGCCGACCACGGTTGTGGTGGCTTCTCAAAACAGTCAGGCTGCGGAAGCTGTTCAGGATATGCTGATGACTCCTAAATTCCGCGTCTACACCAATCCGGATACCATCGGTGTAGAATTGGGAGGAGCTTTTAAAAATATTATTGCTCTGTGTGCCGGCTTTGCCGACGGCTTAGGCTTTGGGGATAATACCAAGGCTGCCCTGATGACCCGGGGGATTGCTGAGATTACCCGCTTAGGTGCGGCCATGGGAGGGAACCCGCTGACCTTTGCCGGCCTGGCCGGAGTGGGGGATCTTATTGTAACCTGCACCAGCCGGCATAGCCGCAATCACCGGGCTGGGGTTGCTTTGGGCGAGGGTAAGCCTTTGGAGCAAGTCCTCAAAGAGGTGGGTATGGTGGTGGAGGGCGTTCGCACCACCCGCGTTGCCTACGAGCTGAGCCGTCAGTATGAAATCTCCATGCCCATCACAGAACAGGCTTACCAGGTTCTTTTTCAGGGTGCCGATCCCAGGGCGGCAGTATCTGCTCTGATGATGAGAGGCAAAAAGCACGAGATTGAGGAAGTGGCTCTGATTGCCATGGAACAGGGTTCTTATCAGGAGAATGGCCCGGATGATCATGGTGAGTAA
- the plsY gene encoding glycerol-3-phosphate 1-O-acyltransferase PlsY, with amino-acid sequence MWEYAIFIIAYLLGAIPFAYWAGRYKGMDVRKHGSGNIGTTNAFRLLGAKLGVLVLLGDALKGALAAYLGYRFFGPWGGIIAGLLAMAGHSWNPFFGFKPSGKGVASGFGIILVLMPKITVMAIVLFVLVVFLTRYVSVGSVLAALTVGILVFLFNEPMAYKVFAVIAVSGVVIRHRTNIQRVLKGTENKFNLKR; translated from the coding sequence ATGTGGGAATACGCGATATTTATTATCGCTTATCTGCTGGGGGCCATTCCTTTTGCTTATTGGGCAGGCCGCTATAAGGGAATGGACGTGCGCAAGCATGGCAGCGGGAACATAGGAACCACCAACGCTTTTCGTTTGCTGGGGGCAAAATTGGGAGTTCTCGTCCTTTTGGGGGATGCTTTAAAGGGAGCCTTGGCCGCTTATCTGGGCTATCGCTTTTTTGGTCCTTGGGGAGGGATTATAGCCGGATTACTGGCTATGGCCGGACACAGCTGGAATCCCTTTTTTGGCTTTAAACCCAGTGGCAAAGGGGTGGCCTCGGGCTTTGGGATCATTCTCGTTTTGATGCCCAAGATTACTGTTATGGCCATTGTCCTCTTTGTTTTGGTTGTCTTTTTGACACGTTATGTTTCCGTGGGGTCCGTGTTGGCTGCCTTAACCGTGGGAATTCTTGTTTTTCTTTTTAATGAGCCCATGGCTTATAAAGTGTTTGCCGTGATCGCTGTCAGCGGCGTGGTGATTCGTCACCGAACCAATATTCAAAGAGTTCTTAAGGGAACGGAAAATAAATTTAACCTAAAGCGATAA